In Motacilla alba alba isolate MOTALB_02 chromosome 21, Motacilla_alba_V1.0_pri, whole genome shotgun sequence, the following are encoded in one genomic region:
- the HP1BP3 gene encoding heterochromatin protein 1-binding protein 3 isoform X2: MPIRRSVNASSRETPPKSKPAEGEEVKADAEITSEESASVGEEQETETLPAASSEAEQPKEPENEGKEETKSSEETKKDEKDQTKEKEKKVKKTIPAWATLSASQLARAQKQTQMAATSRPKMDAILTEAIKACFQKSGASVVAIRKYIIHKYPSLELERRGYLLKQALKRELERGIIRQVKGKGASGSFVVVSNAGKTVPKARDRKKSTSAPSAEQQVKLEDVLPLAFTRLCEPKEASYSLIKKYVSQYYPKLKVDIRPQLLKNALQRAVEKGQLEQITGKGASGTFQLKKSGEKPLLGGTLMEDAILSAIAAMNEPKTCSTTALKKYILENYPGTNSNLQVHLLKRTLQKCEKNGWMEQISGKGFSGTFQLCFPYYPSPDVLYPEKQQDEDSEESDEEEEEESEEEEESEEEESEEEEPPPKKRMQKRPPPKSRSRAPPMKRRESKPKPRKTPTARRGKAKPPPKVKTPAKKAKPAAPAIKKASSGSSSKKPAASGRKEVKPSAKGKSTMRKSLRAKK; the protein is encoded by the exons ATGCAGAAATCACCTCTGAGGAATCTGCCTCTGTTGGAGAGGAGCAAGAGACTGAAACCCTGCCTGCTGCATCCAGTGAAGCAGAACAGCCAAAGGAACCTGAGAatgaagggaaggaggaaacaaAGTCCTCAGAAGAAACCAAAAAGGA CGAGAAGGATCAGActaaggagaaggagaagaaggtgaagaagacCATCCCTGCGTGGGCCACGCTCTCTGCCAGCCAGCTGGCCCGGGCACAGAAGCAGACTCAGATGGCAGCCACCTCCCGGCCCAAAATGGATGCGATTTTAACCGAGGCCATCAAG GCCTGCTTTCAGAAGAGCGGCGCCTCGGTCGTTGCAATACGGAAATACATCATCCACAAATAcccttccctggagctggagaggaggggATACCTCCTGAAGCAAGCACTGaaaagggagctggagaggggaatCATTAGGCAG GTGAAAGGAAAGGGAGCTTCTGGGAGCTTTGTGGTGGTGTCTAATGCAGGCAAAACTGTTCCAAAAGCCAGAGACAGAAAG AAAAGCACTTCGGCCCCGAGCGCAGAGCAGCAGGTGAAGCTGGAGGACGTCCTGCCACTGGCCTTCACCCGCCTGTGTGAGCCCAAGGAAGCTTCTTACAGCCTGATCAAGAAATACGTGTCTCAGTATTACCCCAAACTCAAAGTAGATATAAG aCCCCAGCTGCTGAAGAACGCCCTGCAGAGAGCTGTAGAGAAGGGCCAGTTAGAGCAGATCACAGGGAAGGGAGCATCTGGGACATTCCAG CTGAAGAAATCAGGGGAGAAGCCCCTGCTGGGTGGGACTCTGATGGAAGATGCCATCCTGTCTGCTATTGCGGCCATGAACGAACCGAAGACCTGCTCCACCACAGCGCTGAAGAAGTATATCCTGGAAAATTACCCAGGGACCAACTCCAACTTGCAGG TGCACCTACTGAAGAGAACCCTGCAGAAATGTGAGAAGAATGGCTGGATGGAGCAAATCTCTGGGAAGGGCTTCAGTGGAACCTTTCAGCTTTGCTTCCCTTATTATCCCAG CCCAGATGTGCTCTATCCAGAGAAGCAACAGGATGAGGATTCTGAGGAGTCtgatgaggaagaagaggaggaatctgaggaggaagaagaatcTGAAGAGGAAGAGTCTGAGGAGGAAGAGCCACCACCAAAGAAGAG GATGCAGAAGAGACCACCCCCCAAATCCCGGAGCAGGGCCCCTCCGATGAAGCGAAGAGAGTCCAAACCCAAGCCAAGGAAAACCCCCACTGCCCGCCGGGGCAAAGCAAAGCCCCCTCCCAAGGTCAAAACCCCTGCTAAGAAAGCCAaaccagcagccccagccatcAAGAAAGCCTCCAGTGGCAGCTCTTCCAAGAAACCAGCAGCcagtgggaggaaggaagtgAAACCCTCTGCCAAGGGCAAATCCACCATGAGGAAATCTCTCCGGGCAAAAAAGTAA
- the SH2D5 gene encoding LOW QUALITY PROTEIN: SH2 domain-containing protein 5 (The sequence of the model RefSeq protein was modified relative to this genomic sequence to represent the inferred CDS: deleted 3 bases in 2 codons), giving the protein MKRKPGNGRGPDPAAPQQRARSVTKPAEYVGSFMVEELDLQQRAGRVEEQLRALKDCPRRRSVVLRFSLQGLKVYGADGETLLMAHALRRILYSTWRLPDRQFAFVARNPHSPPSTLFCHLFVGLPGEVQTLHLLLCRSFQLCYLLAHPEEQAGEGELPGPGVLREPLNPEEVSRNVNALVSFRRLPAPGGLGPLGPGDRRPEAEGRAWRPGNPYCSPVLVRKKAIRSKVLRSGAYRDCGGEGQLHQQPRDAAAAGGESKGARSLAFLPENESVLAESVWAFAGIARAAGVAVLRRDVPGSFLLRAEPGLPKRWCLWVRAPCGVVCYGVLRTQHGRFCVEHSSAEFASMTALLAHYSGPPGGCFCRLAPGRRNPGYEERDPGGGASAGPGEAAWAPPPPTGVQHERG; this is encoded by the exons ATGAAGAGGAAGCCGGGGAACGGGCGGGGGCCGGACCCTGCGGCCCCCCAGCAGCGAGCCCGCTCTGTCACCAAGCCAGCAGAG TACGTGGGATCCTTCATGGTGGAGGAGCTGGACCTGCAGCAGCGAGCGGGGCgggtggaggagcagctgcGGGCGCTGAAG GACTGTCCCCGGAGGAGGTCGGTGGTGCTGAGGTTCAGCTTGCAGGGGCTGAAGGTCTACGGCGCTGATGGGGAG ACGCTGCTGATGGCACACGCGCTGCGCCGCATCCTGTACAGCACCTGGAGGCTCCCCGACCGCCAGTTCGCCTTCGTGGCCCGCAacccccacagcccccccagcACTCTCTTCTGCCACCTCTTCGTGGGGCTCCCGGGAGAG GTCCAGACCCtgcacctcctgctctgccgctccttccagctctgctaCCTCCTGGCGCACCCCGAGGAGCAGGCGGGCGAGGGGGAGCTCCCGGGGCCGGGGGTGCTGCGAGAGCCCCTCAACCCCGAGGAGGTGTCACGAAATGTCAACGCCCTCGTGTCCTTCCGGCGCCTGCCCGCGCCCGGTGGCCTCGGCCCGCTGGGTCCCGGG GACCGGCGGCCGGAGGCGGAGGGCAGAGCCTGGCGCCCGGGGAACCCCTACTGCTCGCCGGTGCTGGTGCGCAAGAAAGCCATTCGGAGCAAAGTGCTGCGCTCGGGAGCCTACCGGGACTGCGGGGGCGAGGGACAGCTCCACCAGCAGCCCCGCGACGCCG cggcggcgggaggggaaAGCAAAGGGGCGAGGAGCTTGGCCTTCCTGCCCGAGAACGAGAGCGTCCTCGCCGAGAGCGTGTGGGCCTTCGCCGGCATCGCCAG GGCCGcgggggtggctgtgctgcGGCGGGACGTGCCCGGCTCCTTCCTGCTGCGCGCCGAGCCCGGGCTGCCCAAGCGCTGGTGCCTGTGGGTGCGGGCGCCCTGCGGCGTGGTGTGCTACGGCGTGCTGCGGACACAGCACGGCAGGTTCTGCGTGGAG CACTCCAGCGCCGAGTTCGCCAGCATGACCGCTCTGCTGGCGCACTACTCCGGGCCACCGGGGGGCTGCTTCTGCCGCCTGGCCCCCGGCCGACGCAACCCCGGCTACGAGGAGCGGGAC CCCGGCGGCGGGGCcagcgccgggccgggggagGCCGCCTGggcc ccgccgccccccacCGGGGTGCAGCACGAGCGGGGGTAG
- the KIF17 gene encoding kinesin-like protein KIF17 isoform X2, translated as MAVEAVKVAVRCRPLSGREVALGHRAIVGVDSARGRCLVRNPAAPTEPPRQFSFDGAFGGEHSTEHIYNEIAYPLVEGVMEGYNGTIFAYGQTGSGKSFTMQGVADSSSQKGIIPRAFEHIFESVQCAENTKFLLRASYLEIYNEDIRDLLGADTKQKLELKEHPEQGVYVQGLSLHAVHSVAQCEQLMDAGCRNRAVAFTLMNKGSSRSHSIFTVCMEICALDERGQDHLRAAKLNLVDLAGSERQARTGATGERLKEATKINLSLSALGNVISALVDGRCRHIPYRDSKLTRLLQDSLGGNTRTLMVACVSPADDSYEESLSTLRYASRARNIRNKPCINEDPKDTLLREYQEEIKKLKAILAEQIGTSDLSGLLPAEAAHLGANPAPCLQPQADLEAEKQLIREEFQERLAQLQASYQAEQASRARLEKDISSLRDDFDLKVSVLQDLLRKEAADTRTRKISDHTPSYEDAVAAAHEEPTSAQDPAAPGTVTDTSGVSRGSAGAVGAVTAPGISLPADQQLVLTRLQVLQQQVVGGEQAQNQELKEKHKRRKKHADERRLQLLAALRESSEDSSEQALLNVYDSIQEEVRAKSKALEKVQEKLRATEMEIKDLQLEFGLEKMDYLSTIRRQERELLLCQQLLDRVQSLVRRDCNYSNLERIRRESVWDEESGCWKIPEPVIQRTHLPAAVPALPQPKPGRTSPSNESRDPAPEEDHYRLVLDRSDSETIASNYFRSRRASQILQLDQAPEGSEGAAGSTVPQARPFRLQSLALAPSADTKRRKSNASSSARRF; from the exons ATGGCCGTGGAGGCGGTGAAGGTGGCCGTGCGCTGCCGGCCGCTGAGCGGGCGCGAGGTGGCCCTGGGGCACCGGGCCATTGTCGGCGTGGACAGCGCACGGGGCCGGTGCCTGGTGCGGAACCCCGCGGCCCCCACGGAGCCCCCCCGGCAGTTCTCCTTCGACGGGGCCTTCGGCGGGGAGCACAGCACCGAGCACATCTACAACGAGATCGCCTACCCGCTGGTGGAG GGTGTCATGGAAGGCTACAATGGCACCATCTTTGCCTATGGCCAGACTGGCAGTGGGAAGTCCTTCACCATGCAGGGAGTTGCAGATTCTTCCTCACAGAAAGGGATCATTCCCAGGGCGTTTGAACACATCTTTGAGAGTGTGCAG tgtGCTGAGAACACCAAGTTCCTGCTGAGAGCCTCCTACCTGGAGATCTACAATGAGGACATACGAGACCTTCTAGGAGCTGACACCAAGCAGAAGCTGGAG ctgaaggagcacCCGGAGCAGGGGGTGTACGTgcaggggctgtccctgcacgCCGTGCACAGCGTGGCGCAGTGTGAGCAGCTGATGGACGCgggctgcaggaacagagcagTGGCCTTCACCCTCATGAACAAGGGCTCCTCCCGCTCCCACTCCATCTTCACTGTCTGCATGGAAATCTGCGCTCTCG ATGAGCGAGGGCAGGATCACCTCAGGGCTGCCAAACTCAACTTGGTGGATCTGGCAGGAAGTGAGAGACAGGCAAGGACTGGTGCCACAGGGGAGAGACTCAAAGAGGCCACCAAAATCAACCTTTCCCTGTCTGCCCTGGGCAATGTCATCTCGGCCCTGGTGGATGGCAGGTGCAGACACATTCCCTACCGAGACTCCAAGctgaccaggctgctccaggactCCCTGGGGGGGAACACCCGGACCCTGATGGTGGCGTGCGTGTCCCCAGCTGATGACAGCTATGAGGAAAGCCTCAGCACCTTGCGCTACGCCAGTCGAGCCAGGAACATCAGGAACAAGCCCTGCATCAACGAGGACCCCAAGGACACCCTGCTGAGGGAGTACCAGGAGGAGATTAAGAAGCTGAAGGCCATTCTGGCTGAACAGATTGGCACAAGTGACTTGTCAG GGCTTCTacctgctgaggctgctcacctgggagcaaatccagctccctgcctccaACCCCAGGCGGATCTggaagcagagaagcagctgatCAGAGAA GAGTTCCAGGAGaggctggcccagctccaggccAGCTACCAAGCGGAGCAGGCGTCCCGCGCCCGCCTGGAGAAGGACATCAGCAGCCTGAGGGATGACTTTGATCTCAAGGTGTCTGTTCTCCAGGATCTCCTCAGGAAGGAAGCAG CTGACACACGGACTAGAAAAATCTCTGACCACACACCTTCATATGAAGACGCTGTTGCTGCAGCCCATGAAGAGCCAACATCAGCCCAG gacccagcagcacctgggactGTCACAGACACCAGTGGGGTgagcaggggcagtgctggagcagtgggagctgtcACTGCCCCGGGgatttccctgcctgcagacCAGCAGCTGGTGCTCACCAG gctgcaggtgctgcagcagcaggtggtCGGGGGGGAGCAGGCTCAGaaccaggagctgaaggaaaagcacaaaCGCCGGAAGAAGCACGCGGACGAGcggaggctgcagctgctggctgccctgcgGGAATCCAGCGAGGACAGCAGCGAGCAGGCTCTCCTCAACGTCTACGACTCCATCCAGGAGGAGGTGCGAGCCAAGAGCAAGGCGCTGGAGAAGGTGCAGGAGAAg CTCCGGGCTACCGAGATGGAGATCAAAGACTTGCAGCTGGAGTTTGGGCTGGAGAAGATGGATTACCTGAGCACCATCCGGCGCCAGGAgcgagagctgctgctctgccagcagctgctggatcGGGTGCAGTCCCTCGTGCGGCGCGACTGCAACTACAGCAACCTGGAGAGGATCCGCCGTGAGTCCGTGTGGGACGAGGAGAGCGGCTGCTGGAAAATTCCAGAGCCTGTCATTCAAAGGACCCACCTGCCCGCAG CGGTTCCAGCCCTACCACAGCCCAAACCTGGCCGGACAAGCCCCTCGAATGAGAGCAGGGATCCAGCG CCCGAGGAAGACCACTACAGGCTGGTGCTGGACAGGAGCGACAGCGAGACCATTGCCAGCAACTACTTCCGATCGCGGCGAGCCAGCCAGATCCTTCAGCTGGACCAAG CTCCCGAGGGCTCCGAGGGGGCAGCGGGCAGCACCGTGCCCCAGGCCCGGCCCTTCCGCCTGCAGTCCCTGGCCCTGGCGCCCAGCGCCGACACCAAGCGCAGGAAGAGCAACGCCAGCTCCAGCGCCCGCCGCTTCTGA
- the KIF17 gene encoding kinesin-like protein KIF17 isoform X1, with the protein MAVEAVKVAVRCRPLSGREVALGHRAIVGVDSARGRCLVRNPAAPTEPPRQFSFDGAFGGEHSTEHIYNEIAYPLVEGVMEGYNGTIFAYGQTGSGKSFTMQGVADSSSQKGIIPRAFEHIFESVQCAENTKFLLRASYLEIYNEDIRDLLGADTKQKLELKEHPEQGVYVQGLSLHAVHSVAQCEQLMDAGCRNRAVAFTLMNKGSSRSHSIFTVCMEICALDERGQDHLRAAKLNLVDLAGSERQARTGATGERLKEATKINLSLSALGNVISALVDGRCRHIPYRDSKLTRLLQDSLGGNTRTLMVACVSPADDSYEESLSTLRYASRARNIRNKPCINEDPKDTLLREYQEEIKKLKAILAEQIGTSDLSGLLPAEAAHLGANPAPCLQPQADLEAEKQLIREEFQERLAQLQASYQAEQASRARLEKDISSLRDDFDLKVSVLQDLLRKEAADTRTRKISDHTPSYEDAVAAAHEEPTSAQDPAAPGTVTDTSGVSRGSAGAVGAVTAPGISLPADQQLVLTRLQVLQQQVVGGEQAQNQELKEKHKRRKKHADERRLQLLAALRESSEDSSEQALLNVYDSIQEEVRAKSKALEKVQEKLRATEMEIKDLQLEFGLEKMDYLSTIRRQERELLLCQQLLDRVQSLVRRDCNYSNLERIRRESVWDEESGCWKIPEPVIQRTHLPAAVPALPQPKPGRTSPSNESRDPAVRPIPPPFLSHFTNFALLLALLTAFATCSPRKTTTGWCWTGATARPLPATTSDRGEPARSFSWTKLPRAPRGQRAAPCPRPGPSACSPWPWRPAPTPSAGRATPAPAPAASDPPRAWAARAAAAQEGGDGGGAPPCPRRRRPR; encoded by the exons ATGGCCGTGGAGGCGGTGAAGGTGGCCGTGCGCTGCCGGCCGCTGAGCGGGCGCGAGGTGGCCCTGGGGCACCGGGCCATTGTCGGCGTGGACAGCGCACGGGGCCGGTGCCTGGTGCGGAACCCCGCGGCCCCCACGGAGCCCCCCCGGCAGTTCTCCTTCGACGGGGCCTTCGGCGGGGAGCACAGCACCGAGCACATCTACAACGAGATCGCCTACCCGCTGGTGGAG GGTGTCATGGAAGGCTACAATGGCACCATCTTTGCCTATGGCCAGACTGGCAGTGGGAAGTCCTTCACCATGCAGGGAGTTGCAGATTCTTCCTCACAGAAAGGGATCATTCCCAGGGCGTTTGAACACATCTTTGAGAGTGTGCAG tgtGCTGAGAACACCAAGTTCCTGCTGAGAGCCTCCTACCTGGAGATCTACAATGAGGACATACGAGACCTTCTAGGAGCTGACACCAAGCAGAAGCTGGAG ctgaaggagcacCCGGAGCAGGGGGTGTACGTgcaggggctgtccctgcacgCCGTGCACAGCGTGGCGCAGTGTGAGCAGCTGATGGACGCgggctgcaggaacagagcagTGGCCTTCACCCTCATGAACAAGGGCTCCTCCCGCTCCCACTCCATCTTCACTGTCTGCATGGAAATCTGCGCTCTCG ATGAGCGAGGGCAGGATCACCTCAGGGCTGCCAAACTCAACTTGGTGGATCTGGCAGGAAGTGAGAGACAGGCAAGGACTGGTGCCACAGGGGAGAGACTCAAAGAGGCCACCAAAATCAACCTTTCCCTGTCTGCCCTGGGCAATGTCATCTCGGCCCTGGTGGATGGCAGGTGCAGACACATTCCCTACCGAGACTCCAAGctgaccaggctgctccaggactCCCTGGGGGGGAACACCCGGACCCTGATGGTGGCGTGCGTGTCCCCAGCTGATGACAGCTATGAGGAAAGCCTCAGCACCTTGCGCTACGCCAGTCGAGCCAGGAACATCAGGAACAAGCCCTGCATCAACGAGGACCCCAAGGACACCCTGCTGAGGGAGTACCAGGAGGAGATTAAGAAGCTGAAGGCCATTCTGGCTGAACAGATTGGCACAAGTGACTTGTCAG GGCTTCTacctgctgaggctgctcacctgggagcaaatccagctccctgcctccaACCCCAGGCGGATCTggaagcagagaagcagctgatCAGAGAA GAGTTCCAGGAGaggctggcccagctccaggccAGCTACCAAGCGGAGCAGGCGTCCCGCGCCCGCCTGGAGAAGGACATCAGCAGCCTGAGGGATGACTTTGATCTCAAGGTGTCTGTTCTCCAGGATCTCCTCAGGAAGGAAGCAG CTGACACACGGACTAGAAAAATCTCTGACCACACACCTTCATATGAAGACGCTGTTGCTGCAGCCCATGAAGAGCCAACATCAGCCCAG gacccagcagcacctgggactGTCACAGACACCAGTGGGGTgagcaggggcagtgctggagcagtgggagctgtcACTGCCCCGGGgatttccctgcctgcagacCAGCAGCTGGTGCTCACCAG gctgcaggtgctgcagcagcaggtggtCGGGGGGGAGCAGGCTCAGaaccaggagctgaaggaaaagcacaaaCGCCGGAAGAAGCACGCGGACGAGcggaggctgcagctgctggctgccctgcgGGAATCCAGCGAGGACAGCAGCGAGCAGGCTCTCCTCAACGTCTACGACTCCATCCAGGAGGAGGTGCGAGCCAAGAGCAAGGCGCTGGAGAAGGTGCAGGAGAAg CTCCGGGCTACCGAGATGGAGATCAAAGACTTGCAGCTGGAGTTTGGGCTGGAGAAGATGGATTACCTGAGCACCATCCGGCGCCAGGAgcgagagctgctgctctgccagcagctgctggatcGGGTGCAGTCCCTCGTGCGGCGCGACTGCAACTACAGCAACCTGGAGAGGATCCGCCGTGAGTCCGTGTGGGACGAGGAGAGCGGCTGCTGGAAAATTCCAGAGCCTGTCATTCAAAGGACCCACCTGCCCGCAG CGGTTCCAGCCCTACCACAGCCCAAACCTGGCCGGACAAGCCCCTCGAATGAGAGCAGGGATCCAGCGGTACGGCCCATTCCTCCTCCATTCCTATCCCATTTTACCAATTTTGCCTTATTGCTGGCGCTGCTGACAGCGTTTGCCACCTGCAGCCCGAGGAAGACCACTACAGGCTGGTGCTGGACAGGAGCGACAGCGAGACCATTGCCAGCAACTACTTCCGATCGCGGCGAGCCAGCCAGATCCTTCAGCTGGACCAAG CTCCCGAGGGCTCCGAGGGGGCAGCGGGCAGCACCGTGCCCCAGGCCCGGCCCTTCCGCCTGCAGTCCCTGGCCCTGGCGCCCAGCGCCGACACCAAGCGCAGGAAGAGCAACGCCAGCTCCAGCGCCCGCCGCTTCTGACCCGCCGCGGGCGTGGGCGGcccgggccgccgccgcgcaGGAGGGAGGGGACGGCGGCGGGGCCCCCCCTTGTCCGCGGCGACGGCGGCCGCGCTGA